The following DNA comes from Castanea sativa cultivar Marrone di Chiusa Pesio chromosome 10, ASM4071231v1.
TTAATCATCATGATGTACTACCTGGTTACTGGTTACtactataaatatataattttagtgtAAATAGTAAATTCTACCTGCCAACTCATTGcccctttttgtttgtttctggGAAGTATGAAACTCATGAAATTTGTTTTCTATCGCATGggatttttaaaactttaaaaactgTTTAGCTCCGCATTAAGCTTAGCCCTAGGCCCCTACCTTATTAAGTATTTTCTGAAGACCATTTTAGACTCAATTGTTTTGTGGTTTGTCCACGGGAAGAGAACATCTTGGTATCAGCCAATTTTGGCGTACCATTAAATATGTATTACAtgatatatattacaaaatttatgtcataaaaaaaaaatttatatacctAAGTTTGTATAACATGATGATGATATTATACTATATCAAATCattaattcaaaatcaaataatgcACATTCTTAATATCATCATtacacaatataaatatataacatgtcatatataagtattaaaaaaaaaatcgatgtCATATGTGAGTAAAGTaaacaagaaaaacacattgttaaaggaaaataataataaaatgtcatatataaatgaagtgataaaaaaaatgggtttaagaaaaaaataatgattcatTTACATTCCAACCAAAGTCACCATACTAGATGGAATGAACCAAAACATGTAAAATGGGGCAGAATGGGCTTGAATTTAGAATGAGATTGAATAGATGGATGATTCATATCGGTCAACTAATTAGAATAGAAAATTTCGGCTATTTCAGGCGgaacaaaatcaaatttataactATATACTGGCATAGAAAAAGATTACCAAATCTGGTGTGTGTTTGGGAAtttcttaacaaattttttccttttgttttttgtctcaatttaattaattttttttaaataatccaaattctaattttttttaaataaactaatttttagcttttcatAACACATTTgacataataattataaaaacaatcatatattttaaaaacaatatacaaataaactataaaaaaagagagtaaaagtCAAGCATACTTGGAAGGAGAGGGGGAAAAACTATTGTAATTACTAACAcccaatttttataatatttttcacaatttattaaGGTGATAGGTTATAATTAAAGAAGTGACATAATTTTCTAATCAATCACAACAAGCCCCACTAATCATTccaaagagaaatagaaaattttgaccaATATTtattgagagaaaagaaagcacaATTACGAAAATTGACATATTAATTCATGGATGGAGAATAACTTTTTGGGCAAATTGACAAGTTTATATGTCTTCGTAGATCTTTGTCGCTTTGGTCCCACACACCATTAAAACTCCAAGGGCCGTATCGTGCCAACATCATTCTAAAACAATAATAGAGATGGAATTTCTTTTACGAGTGGGACCATAATACCAATCCTTCAACGACTCTATATTCTATAACAATCACATCCGCTTTTCTATCTTTTGTGTTAATTACTTTTACTTatcctataaaataaaaaaaaaaaacttttacttattaaaaaacgCACTTTATTTTTCCATACTTTACCACTTTTACAATACACCCTATATATACACTATCTCTATAGCCCAGTGACCCACAACCCCAACACTGAATGACTCACAGTGGCCACTCCGAGCAACCCACTAGAAGATACGAAAGCCCTACCCAACTAGTAAAAcgtggtttttcattatttggtGGATGGAGTTTTTTGTATGAGCCcaccatttttttcccttccaaattaagaagaaaatatgtgaaagaaaatgttattaagaaaaaaaaaagtgcacaaTTGGCCCACTTTTCTATATTTCTACTTTTAATAATGGCataataataacattttaaTCTCTATCATTTCACTTCCATTCTCTTGCCTTTTCATCCTCTCAACAAAAAACAGAGTATAAAATGAGGAGGAGAGGAGCTCCTTGAGTGAAATGGAATTTTAGGTTGATTTCCTTTGACATCCCCTTTTATTTTAGGGGCGGGAAACATATATATCACAGCCAAtctataaaaagaaatgaatcctttaaattaaaaaaaataaataaatagataaattaaaaaaaaaaccactagcATTACATTCACCAAGTACCAAATTCAATCGCTCAAAACTTCCTAACCTTGATCCAAGTTGGCGAAATCATCATTCCCTTCCAAATGATTTATATGTCATCTAAGAATTAATACCAAGGAAGTGAACTTTCAGGCATGTTATTCCAATTTCCATAGCCTATGATTTTTAATGTCATGTCTAgccaatttttgtttttgtcaataCCCCATGAGAGAACGTTCTCACCACAACTTTGGAGTTTGGACTAGGCTCTGCTGTCTGCAATACAGTGGGATGGGCTTGACGATAGTTGGGTAGTAACTAGTAAGCAATCAGATTATGGTCTCGGAAAGTTATGCCAGAATATGGCAAAGCCCTCAAGGTCCTATAAAGGTATATCAAAATCTGTATACATCCCGTGCCTTCACTACAGTGATAGAGGAATGTGGACAGGTTAGCTTAGGCTTGACAACAGAAGCAGAAAAATAACAATTTCTGCACCACGCATGACTCTACTGTGTTGCATAACAAAAAGCCACGGCCAGGGTTGCTGTTATGTCATGAAACGAATATAGGAGCTTGACACACAGACGCAACAATCACGTCTTACTGCTAAAAATCAATTTGAATGTATCGAGTGCTTAATTAATGCGGTTTTCACATGTACACATAGTATACTAACTGGAATTAATTCCCACACATCCATACCCACGCCTTCAAGAGGGAAACCAGAAATGTAGAGTATCTGgattatcaaagaaaaaataagaaagaaatgtAGAATACTGAACtgtttaagaattttttaaaactttattgtaAAATTGATGTAACTTCGTGTGCATAACTACCTACATTTTGGGAGAACAAAATCCTTTCTCCCTCATCTGTTATTCTGTTACAGAAACTTATTTCTACAACAGACTTAACTTATTACACTGTGTACTGTGTAGCTACTAGCTTCTCTTTTGGGATGATATCCTCTCTCTATAAGGGTAAATAGAACTCAAAACATCATGCCTAAAATTTCCCTCACATAGCCTCTCCTTTAATTCCTTCTAACCCTTCCAGAGATTTGAACTTACAAGTCACGCCAAGATCACCTGGAACATCTAAATCCTTTCTCCCTTCTCTATAACCCCAGACGGGGAACATCATTAAGCCAATAGGCAATTGGCAACTCAAACCAGACATACATATAATAACAAGTCAGCAGCTATTATAAGAGAAAATTGTCAATCATGTGATGGACCACATCAGCCCCAGCAGAATTGATACAGTAGTTTTTCACCTGAACAGAAAgagaattaaaaagaaaaagggtcaTTGAACCAGCTTATTAAAGGTAATCATCAGGATGGAATCAATTTTTCCCCCCTCCCCTCAATTTGTAATTTATGCAACTAGTGTTAAAAGTAGGAGAGAGGAAAGAgtgagaaaagagaagagagacaGAATAAAAGAGGCATAAAAGTTTTTTGCATGTTGCCAGAGTGCTTATGCATATTTGCTAAGCACTCTAGCaacatgaaaattattttttgcattttagcttattggatgtgggtgttttttgtGCATTTTTGGTGGAtggtgttatttattttgttttttaatgggTTATACGTTACccaatgagaatgctctaagcaATCAGATTATTCATTCAGAAAGTTATGCTGGAATATGGCAAAGCTCTAAAGGTCCTATGAAGGTATATCAAAATCTGTATATATCCTGTTCCTTCACTGTAGTGATAGAGGAATGTGGACAGGTTAGCTTAGGCTTGAAAAGAGAAGCAGAAAAAGAACAATTTCTGCACCATGCATGGCTCTGCTGTGTTGTCAAACAAAAAGCCATGGCTTGTGTTGTTATTATGTCACGAAACGAACATAGGAGCCCAACACAGACACAGAAATCACAACAtaccacaaaaaaattatttttaacgTTTTAAGTGCTTAATTAATGCGTTTTTCACATTTACACATGCTAACTGGAATTCATTCCCCCTCATCCATACCCACACCTACAAGAGGGAAAGCAGAAACGTAGAAATGCAGAGTATCTGgattgtcaacaaaaaaaaaaaaaagagaaaaagaaatatagaaTACTGAATTGTTtagaaaaaatctaaaactttaTTGTAAAATGGAATGTAACTGCGAGCGCATAACAACCTACATTTTGGGAGAACTGATCCTTTCTCTTCATCTGTTATTCTGTTTCAGAAACATATTTCTACAACAGAATTAACTTATTAAACTGTTTACATACGTGTGTAGCCACTAGCTTCTTTTTTGGGATTACATCCTCTCCCTTTTCCCTGCCACAGTATTAACTTAAACTGTTACATTCGTGTGTATATTTACTAGCTTCTCTTTTGGGATAACATCCTCTCTCTGTGGTGGTAAGTAGAACTTACATCATACCTAAAATTTCCCTCACATGGCCTGTCTAACCCCTTTTAAACCCTTCCGGATTTTTGAACTTCCAAGTCATGGCAAGATCACCTGGAACATCTAAATCCTTTCTCCCTTCCCTTTAAGTCCATAACCCCAGTCAGGAACAATATTAAGCCAATAGGCAATCGGAAACTCAAACCAGACATACATATAATAACAAGGTGGCAGCTATTATAAGAGAAAATTGTCAATCATGTGATGGACCACATCAGCCCCAGCAGAATTGATACAGTATCTATTCACCTGAACAGAAGGAAAGAtagagaattttgtaaaaaaaggaTCATTGAACCAGCTCATTAAAGGAAATCATCAGGATGGAATcgattcccccccccccccccacaccccTCCTCAATTCATAATGTATGCACCTAATAGGACATGGAACCATGAACTCACCCTATATCATGTTTTTACAGAGGGAGGAAATTTTATTTGAGCTAGACGTCATTGGTAATCagttaaaaatatgaaaaaataatgataattgtTGTCTGATAGTGGAACCAATTGGATCATAACCCTGATAACACAAAAATGGAATTTATGTCCTACATGATGACATTCAAGAGAAAGTAAAAACCCACCTGAATGGTACTGTGCGCAAGATATCTTTGTTTAGTTCCACTGAAGTTGACGTCAATCCGTTCCCAGGTCACTTTAGTCAAACCTCTTAACATTTGCTCTAcaaatgttgtaaaatgataCAATTGTGTGAAAATAAGTTAAAAGTTTTagaatcaatcaatatataaggTACGCATTGTACAATGTTCCTTTTTCACACGGCTCATTACTTATCAAGATAGTTTGCTCTAGATAAAATTCAATTATCCAAGTTTCAAGTGCATCACAAATTGGAATCAAAAGCTAGTAAAAAGCTGTACCAATCTTCATCGACCTTTCCCAAAAAGGCCAAAATTGCAATCAGCAAGTCTTACAAATCACTGTTTAACAACTTATTTTTGAGTCATCTGGCCCCACTACCAAGAAAGATCTATCACAATCTTCATGATCTTCTTGGATAATATTTATTATCTACCAGTAATTAATTAGTTCAGATTTTATAATAGTCAGGTGGGTAATTTAAGTAAATGTAGAGGACCAGTATTCATCTAGTTTTCAATAGTGAGAGTAGTTTGGTAACCAGTTAAAAAGGACAAACATCAACACACCTTCTAAGTCAATGTTCTTGAATCCATTGACTTTGGCCTCCAAGAGGACTTCTTGTTGTCGACTGGAAGTTTCTGCTGTCTCCACATTTACAACATGCCGGTATTTGTCATCTTTAGAACGATGGCAATGCTGATAGAGAAAAATAGTTAGAGTAACTCAAAATGATTTAATCttccataaaaactttcaaaattacCTTTGGGAGCTCATCTCGCAGCCGTAGAGATGATGTACTCCATCCCACAAGTTCTATGGAAAGTGTCAAGTAATTAACAGAAACACCACGAGAGTGTGATAAGAATAACAATTAAGAGAGGCCAATGGTCAGACCCATCCACTAACTCCTTGAATTTCAGATTTGAGCATCTAGAGATCTGACTTCCAATGATTTTACTTGAACAATAAGGTGTACAACAAAGTAGAAaggattaataaaaaatagaaggatACGGTCATATCGTACATTTGCATAGGTGACACGACGCTTGAAGGACTGCAAAGCAGATCTGCAGAGACAAGATGACATTTGATGACTTGTTGAAATCATTTGTGCTGATAGTAGACACTCATGTTGCACAAGAACTCACATAAATTTAAGATCTTCACAATCATTAGCCATCTGAAGAAGAAGGGGAGGTTTTCCATTATCTCTGTCAGTTAAAAATAGATGTTTTCCAGTTCTACCAAGCAACCAAGATGCCCGAGATGCTACTTTTTCCATGGTATAAAAGCCACAAAACACGGGAACCTGAAAATAAAATCCACCAAGATCCAGAAACTTTATTGACATGGAGCCATACATATAGTGTAAGCACAGTAGACATGTAACAATTATTAGTTTGTTGCATTATCAAATGCCTTTTTCATCATCAATATGACGATACCTATCTCTAAAAATCAAGATGATAGCCTGCctcacaattgaaaataaattccaaagtaagaaacaacaaaaactgtTCCAATTAGTTCGTTTGAAGTTCAATATATGTTGCTGAAAGGAAACCCCTCTCAAGagccaagtattaaaaaaaaaaaaaaaagagcatctCATAAGAATTAGCATAGTTTAGATATCATGGAACCAAAGAGAAAACATCTGATATCGAAAATGAAATCGTCATAGTAATAATACAACTGAGAATGAGCAGAAAGGGGTAATGAATCACCTGTTTATGCCCTCTTGAACCAAGGTGAGGTGTTGCAAAGGTTATAAAATTCATTGGCTCCAGTCCAGCAATTTTGCCTTTGAATTTCTCCTCTGGGCATGGATCTCCAGATCCATCACTCCCACACTCTCCATTTTCTTGTGCAAATTCCCTCCTGACATCTCTTCCATAAAGCTTGGCAATCACATACCTTGTTACCAGGCCACCCAATGAATGACCTACAAATGAAATCTTCTGAACTCCTGGGTGACGTTTTATAACTGATATAACCtggaaaaatcaaaaacaaaaataaataaacagtgTTCAATTTAAATCCTTAGATTGGTGCAGCAACTTCATATTCAAGGTAGTACTTTCAAACATGAAAGATGTTGGAAATACACATTTGAACTACAAAGAAACAGAGGAAACCGCATTACACACCAAGATTTGGTTCTGACAGAAAATTAGTAAAGAACAATCTCAGCTACAATAAGGGAACAGAGAAAGTTGGTTGTCTGAATAGCCAAACCATAACGCACCTCTTCTGCTAATCTATCTCCCATAACATCAACACCATCGAATGTCAACTTTGAAGTATTACATTCACTGCCTGCATTCAATATTAAGCATAATCAATTCATTTTATAATGGAAGCAAAGAACATCAAACTAGGCAGTCAGACAATAGCCAATCGACATATACAAGCGCCTTCATATTTATTGAAACCCACCAAAGACGCAAAATTACTAAGTCcttaaaattgtaattgataagTGTAATGAGCTATCTCCAGTTTAAATTCCATTAACATGTTGTTATGAAAGTCAACCCGAAACGGAGGAGAAACTACTTCCAATGAGAGAAGACAGACAAGTGACCATCACCAACAGACTAAAGATAAAATATCCAGACATGTCTAGTAAATAAGATAATTCCAGCATAAGCGTCTTAATATGGATGGTCCTCCATGTACCACACAGTTATGATTAGATAGTTAATTCCCTCAAAGTTCTTGCCTTTCATTCTCATTATAACTTGAAACACTTTTTTCATTTGTCGTTTTTTTAAACACAATTTTGTTTGGCTTAAGGTCATAAACCTGGAAATGAAACACCAGATTAGATGGACTAAGTTAT
Coding sequences within:
- the LOC142611540 gene encoding uncharacterized protein LOC142611540 isoform X1, which produces MASVELEETPSETVRKVEVNGGGGGGSKTSEKSKRKKKKKEKDKNGAYRYYMSKLGFGCVRLRTEYDKEGNFDMEVVDGDGQRRNPTHLVIMVNGLIGSAENWRYAAKQFLKRYPEDVIAHCSECNTSKLTFDGVDVMGDRLAEEVISVIKRHPGVQKISFVGHSLGGLVTRYVIAKLYGRDVRREFAQENGECGSDGSGDPCPEEKFKGKIAGLEPMNFITFATPHLGSRGHKQVPVFCGFYTMEKVASRASWLLGRTGKHLFLTDRDNGKPPLLLQMANDCEDLKFISALQSFKRRVTYANVRYDQLVGWSTSSLRLRDELPKHCHRSKDDKYRHVVNVETAETSSRQQEVLLEAKVNGFKNIDLEEQMLRGLTKVTWERIDVNFSGTKQRYLAHSTIQVKNYCINSAGADVVHHMIDNFLL
- the LOC142611540 gene encoding uncharacterized protein LOC142611540 isoform X2, producing MASVELEETPSETVRKVEVNGGGGGGSKTSEKSKRKKKKKEKDKNGAYRYYMSKLGFGCVRLRTEYDKEGNFDMEVVDGDGQRRNPTHLVIMVNGLIGSAENWRYAAKQFLKRYPEDVIAHCSECNTSKLTFDGVDVMGDRLAEEVISVIKRHPGVQKISFVGHSLGGLVTRYVIAKLYGRDVRREFAQENGECGSDGSGDPCPEEKFKGKIAGLEPMNFITFATPHLGSRGHKQVPVFCGFYTMEKVASRASWLLGRTGKHLFLTDRDNGKPPLLLQMANDCEDLKFISALQSFKRRVTYANVRYDQLVGWSTSSLRLRDELPKHCHRSKDDKYRHVVNVETAETSSRQQEVLLEAKVNGFKNIDLEEQMLRGLTKVTWERIDVNFSGTKQRYLAHSTIQVNRYCINSAGADVVHHMIDNFLL